The DNA segment CCGTTGCAACGAATTGCACATTGTTCGAGCCGCGATCCTCGGCGGTGAAATAGATGCCGCTGTTATCCGCAGCCCAGTTCAAATCCTGCGGCGCGCGGTCAAGCGTCGGCGTCAAATCTTTTTTATTGCTGCCATCAATGTTCATCACATAGAGGCGATTCACGGAATAAGTATCTTCGCTGAAATCGATACCGGTATAAGCAATCATTTTGCCATCGGGCGAAATCGTCGGATTACTATCGGGTCCTTTGCGGTCTGTGAGTTGTTTGATTTGCCCTGTGCTAACGGTGAGCGCGTAAATGTCCGAACCGGCGCGGTCATATTCCCAATCGGCGCGACGCGCGGCGCTGAAAATAATCGTTTGTCCATCGGGCGTCCATTCGGGCGCGCCGTGATTAAAGTCGCCTTCGGTCAGTTGACGCGGCGTGCCGCCATCGCTTGGCACGATGAAAAGATGTGAAAAGCCGTCGGGGGTGTAACCCGAACCGTCGGCGCGATAATTCAAGCGGTCGATGACGCGCGGCGGCGCAACCCAGTTGGCTCCCGCGGGTCTTTGCGGCAAGCGCACGCTGAATTTCTGCTGCGTCGACGGCACATTCATATTGAAAGTGAAACGCCGACCATCGGGCGACCATTGAAAATTGTTCAAGCCGCGCTCGACGCGGGTGATTTGGGTTTCTTCGCCGGTGTCCATCCACTTGACGAAAAGTTGCGCGCCTGACGGTTGACCTTGCGCGATATAGGCGATGCGCCGCCCATCGGGCGACCATTGCGGCGCGCTGCCTTTGACCAGTGAACGATTCTTGCTGCCGTCGGCGTTCATAATCCAGATTTCGGATTCAAAACGGTCATTGATTTTATCTGCCCAGCGGCGCGTATAAATGATTTGGCTGGCGTCGGGAGAAATTTGCGGCGCAGCAACGGTTTCCCAATCCAAAAATAAATCCAATGTCAGTTTGCCTGCGCCGTTGGCTTTTGCGATTGGCATCAACGAACCAACCAATGACAACAAAAGCGCAAGCGATACGCATAAATTTTTTCTTCGCATAGCGGAAACTCCTGAAAAATTTTTCGTCCACTGGTGTTGATAAATATTGAAAGAATGTTTGATGTGTGAGCGATTCTAGGCTTCTCGCCCGAAGGCGGTCAAGCGTCGGCAAATTGCGATAGTGTGCGCGGCGCATTATTATCTAATTTTTATTCAACTAAAATCAGGCGAGGAGAGCAATGCAACACAGTAAAGGATTTTTGAAAATCGTCAATGACGCCAAAAGCCGCGTCAAAGAAACCACCCCCGAAGAAGTCCGCAAAAAACAAGCGTCCGGCGAGAACTTTCATTTCGTCGATGTGCGCGAAGATAACGAATGGCAGGCGGGACACGCCGCCGATGCGATTCACCTTGGCAAAGGCATCATCGAACGCGACATTGAAACGACGATTCCCGACCACAACGCCGAAATCATTTTGTATTGCGGCGGCGGCTATCGTTCGGCGCTTGTCGCAGACGCGCTGCAACAGATGGGCTACACCAATGTCATTTCGATGGATGGCGGTTGGAAACGCTGGAAAGCCCTTGGCTACCCGACCGAGTAAGTGAAAAGTAAAAAGGCAAAAGTGAAAACTCAGAAGCCGGGAAACTGCCGATAGGAAACATCCGGCGAAATTAGAGAGTAGCGAATCGTCCTGATCGATGAACGCTTTTTCTTTGCCTTCATAACCGACTTGATGAAATAAAAACGAATGGAACTTAGCGAACCCAAACCGACAGCCACACTTTTGGAAGAAAAACCCCACGTCATTCTTTCACCGAAACGTTTATATGCGGTGACCGGTGGCATCCTGCTTGGCTCTTTTTTAGCCGCGCTGGAAACCACAGTTGTCGGCACCGCCATGCCGACGGTGATTGCGTCGCTTGGCGGCATAGGAGTTTACAGTTGGGTGGTTTCGGCTTATCTGCTCACCTCGACGGTGACGGTTCCGGTGTGGGGCAGGCTTTCGGATTTACTCGGACGCCGCCCGCTTTATCTGGTCGCGCTTTTTGTTTTTCTGGTCGGTTCGGCGCTGTCCGGCGCAGCAACTTCCATTACCCAACTCATTATTTACCGCGCCATTCAAGGACTGGGCGCGGGCGGCATTGTGCCGATAGGCATGACGGTTATCGGCGATGTTTACACTTTGCGGCAACGCGCCAAAGTGCAAGGCTTATTCAGTCTGGTGTGGGGCGCGGCATCAATTCTCGGTCCCTTTGCCGGTGGCATCATCACCGAACAATTTTCGTGGCGCTGGGTTTTCTACATCAACATCCCAATAGGGTTTGCGGCGGCGGCAGTCATTGGCTTTGCTTTGAAAGAACCGGAGCGCACCAAAAAACCGGCAATTGATTATGCGGGCGCGGTGTGGCTGACGCTGTCAATTACTTTGCTGTTGATACTGATTGGTGAAGTCAAAGATTTGCGCTTCTGGCAAAACCCTTTGCTTATACCTGCATTCATCGGTGTGATGTTTATGGGTTGGTTATTCATTCGCGCGGAACGCCGCGCCGAAGAACCCATCATGCCGCTTTCATTGTTTAAAAACCGCGTCGTTGCTTATGGGTTCATCACCGGGTTTCTGGTCGGTACGGCGATGTTCGGGGCGATTACTTTTATTCCGCTGTTTGTGCAGGGAACGTTTGGCGGAACGCCAACGGAAGCCGGTTCAGTCTTGACGCCTTTGCTTTTAGGGTGGGTGACCTTTGCATTGATTGGTGGACGATTGATTTTAAAAATCGGTTATCGTCCGATTGTTATCAGCGGCTTGATTGGGGTGTTTGCGAGTTTCGTCATTCTTGCGCGTTTTGGCGAATGGACGCCGCGCTGGGCTTTGCTTGCCGATATTGGACTGATGGGGTCAGGCATGGGGTTGGTGATGCTTGCCTTGATTATCTCGACGCAGAATTCGGTTGAGCGCAATCAACTGGGGATAGCCACATCGCTTACGCAATTTTCGCGTTCGATAGGCGGCGCGGTGGGGGTTGCGGTGATGGGCACGGTGATGACGATGGGACTGTTATCCCAGCAAGATGAAATTCAACGCGCCAGCGGTATGCCGGCGTGGCAGGTCTCGGATATTGTTCACAATCCGAGTGCTTTGATTGAACCCATGTCGCGGGCGCAATTGCCGCCGACGTTATTGCATTCAATGGAAGGGGCGCTCGCCCACGCTTTGCATAATGTCTTTATGGTCGGCGCAGTTTTTGCGTTGTTTGCGGTGATTGCCGGTTTTCGCTTGCCCACAGAGTGGGGTAAACCGGTAGTCGTCGAAGAGAAGACCGTGGCAGCCCACATTCCCAACACGGTTCAGGAATGCGAAAAATTATTGATGGCGGAAATGACGACGATTGACCCCGACCACGAACCCGACATCAACGAAGTCACCACGCCTTGATTGAGATTTGCATCAAAGAGGTGTGACATGAAATTGAATAGAATATCGCTTGGCTTTTTGTTTATCTTTCTCCTTTTTTGTTCTGTTGAAACTCAAGCGCGTTCTGCGAAAAACATTCGTTCAGTGGATTTTCATAATTTCACGTATCACTTAGAGCGTGTTGAGAAATTAAGTTCGCATCGGCTTCAAGCGCTTGAGCATCAGGTGAATCATCGCCAGATAAACAAACGCCTCGGATGATTCACACGCCCGTTCATAATCTTTGCTCAAGCGCCGGTTGCGACCGAGCCAACCGAAGGTTCTCTCAACGACCCATCGCCTCGGCAGCACCACGAAGCCTTTGACCTGGTCGTTGCGCTTGACCACTTGGAGCAACCACAAGCAGGTCGTTGCCACCCAAGTAATCAGTTTGCCGCGATAACCGCCATCCGCCCAGATCAAGTACAGTCGCGGCATTCGTTCTTTGACTTCATCAAGCAAGGCTTTTGCGCCGTCGCGGTCTTGGATGTTGGCCGCCAACACTTTGACGGAAAGCAATAAACCCAAGGTATCAACGAGGATATGACGCTTGCGTCCATTGACTTTCTTGCCTGCATCATAGCCTTTCGTGCCGCCTTGTTCAGTGGTCTTCACCGACTGCGAATCGATGATGGCAGCGCTCGGATTTTTATCGCGGCCATCAGCAAGGCGGACTTGCGTACGGAATTCGCCATTGAGTTTGGCAAACCAG comes from the Acidobacteriota bacterium genome and includes:
- a CDS encoding S9 family peptidase, whose product is MRRKNLCVSLALLLSLVGSLMPIAKANGAGKLTLDLFLDWETVAAPQISPDASQIIYTRRWADKINDRFESEIWIMNADGSKNRSLVKGSAPQWSPDGRRIAYIAQGQPSGAQLFVKWMDTGEETQITRVERGLNNFQWSPDGRRFTFNMNVPSTQQKFSVRLPQRPAGANWVAPPRVIDRLNYRADGSGYTPDGFSHLFIVPSDGGTPRQLTEGDFNHGAPEWTPDGQTIIFSAARRADWEYDRAGSDIYALTVSTGQIKQLTDRKGPDSNPTISPDGKMIAYTGIDFSEDTYSVNRLYVMNIDGSNKKDLTPTLDRAPQDLNWAADNSGIYFTAEDRGSNNVQFVATGGGAVKEITKGIHQINLTSMAANGLAAGTLASPLETGNIVAFNVKNPVIKKLTDVNGDLLENRKLGATEEIWYDSVGGMKVQGWIVKPPDFDPAKKYPLILYIHGGPHTMYGVSMASNFEFQNHAAEGYIVLYTNPRGSTGYGKAFGNAINNNYPGEDYDDLMNGVDAVIKKGYIDERNLFVCGGSGGGVLTSWIVGHTNRFAAAVVMKPVINWYSFVGTTDGASWYYNFKKLPWEDPAEHLRRSPITYVGNVRTPTMLLTGELDLRTPMEQTEQYYRALKLRKVDSVMVRIQDEYHGFNATPRHPSNRMSQIAYLRGWFDKYRKK
- a CDS encoding rhodanese-like domain-containing protein, whose product is MQHSKGFLKIVNDAKSRVKETTPEEVRKKQASGENFHFVDVREDNEWQAGHAADAIHLGKGIIERDIETTIPDHNAEIILYCGGGYRSALVADALQQMGYTNVISMDGGWKRWKALGYPTE
- a CDS encoding MDR family MFS transporter, translating into MELSEPKPTATLLEEKPHVILSPKRLYAVTGGILLGSFLAALETTVVGTAMPTVIASLGGIGVYSWVVSAYLLTSTVTVPVWGRLSDLLGRRPLYLVALFVFLVGSALSGAATSITQLIIYRAIQGLGAGGIVPIGMTVIGDVYTLRQRAKVQGLFSLVWGAASILGPFAGGIITEQFSWRWVFYINIPIGFAAAAVIGFALKEPERTKKPAIDYAGAVWLTLSITLLLILIGEVKDLRFWQNPLLIPAFIGVMFMGWLFIRAERRAEEPIMPLSLFKNRVVAYGFITGFLVGTAMFGAITFIPLFVQGTFGGTPTEAGSVLTPLLLGWVTFALIGGRLILKIGYRPIVISGLIGVFASFVILARFGEWTPRWALLADIGLMGSGMGLVMLALIISTQNSVERNQLGIATSLTQFSRSIGGAVGVAVMGTVMTMGLLSQQDEIQRASGMPAWQVSDIVHNPSALIEPMSRAQLPPTLLHSMEGALAHALHNVFMVGAVFALFAVIAGFRLPTEWGKPVVVEEKTVAAHIPNTVQECEKLLMAEMTTIDPDHEPDINEVTTP
- a CDS encoding IS5 family transposase, which gives rise to MNRQPYPSDLSDEQWNLLEPMLPPPFLRGRKRSVDLREIVNAILYLLRTGCAWRYLPHEFPKWTTVYYYFRCWRELDWFAKLNGEFRTQVRLADGRDKNPSAAIIDSQSVKTTEQGGTKGYDAGKKVNGRKRHILVDTLGLLLSVKVLAANIQDRDGAKALLDEVKERMPRLYLIWADGGYRGKLITWVATTCLWLLQVVKRNDQVKGFVVLPRRWVVERTFGWLGRNRRLSKDYERACESSEAFVYLAMIHLMLKRLKPMRT